CCGTGGTGCACGAGGAGGGCACGGGCCGCGCGGCCGCGATGACCGTCCACGACCAGGTCGCGGTGAGCGGGCGCCTCACGTCGGGCGCGGTCGCCTCGCTGCACTTCCGCGCCGGTCTCTCCCGTGGCACGAACTTCCACTGGGAGATCAACGGCACCGAGGGCGACCTCGTCATCACGGGTGACCACGGCCACCTTCAGCAGGCCGCGCTCACCGTTCACGGCGCCCGGGGCGCGGCCGCCACCACCACCGAGATCCCGCTGCCCGCCCGCTACTTGGACGTACCGGAACTTGCGGGTCTGTGGGGGCGCCCCGCCTACAACGTGGGCGCCCAGTACGCGCAGATCCACTCGGACCTGACCCAGGGCACGGCGCTCGCCCCGGACTTCACGCACGCGGCGCGGCGGCAGCGGCTGCTCGACGCGATCGAGCGGTCGGGGGATGCGGGTACGCGGATTGCTCTCTGAGGGCTCTGAGGGCTCTGAGGCCGCTGCCTGGCAGAGATGCATGACCGTCGTCGGCCTCCGGCCCACCAGGGCCGCGAACAGCGAGTACTGCTTCCAGCTGCACAAGGCGGCCATGGGCGCGTACATCACGTCCCGGCCCGATGGCGGATCATCACGGCCGACGGCACGGACGTCGGCATGCTCCGTAGTGCCCAGCGCGGAACGCCCGCTGCAGGATGCCCGGTGCGTATGGGCCTGTGCGTAATGGGAAGGCAGTCGAGCACGGTATGCGCGAGACTTGGCCTGGTGACCGTCATGCAGCCTGTGCTGGAGATATACGCACCTGACGGCTTCAACCTCTGGCCCGTCGCCAAGGTCGAGCCGTTCGCCTACCTGCCTCTCGGCGGACGACGTAAACCACCCGCCTCGTCCGGCCGACGCCACAGGCGTCACCTTCCTGCCTGGTTGCTGCGACGGGCTGGAGGACTGGCGCGACTGGCACCCACTCGTCGACGACGGCCATCTGCTCGGTTTCGGGCATGACCCCGTCTCACCGACGGCGGAGCGCTTCGGCGACACCGTCCGGCTCACCGTGAACATCGAGCAGAGCGACAGTCCGGTGATCGAGCTGCGCGTATCCGAGCTGCGCCCCCTGCTCGCCGGTGTCGAGCGGGACCTGACCGGCTTCCTCGCGCTGGCAGCCGGGTGGTCCGCCGAGCACCTGCCAGATCACGGCACTGCTGTCACGGCCGCCGTTGCCCGCGCTCTCGATGTTCCCGCGCCGACTCACGCCTCGTCCTGCTTCGGTTCCTGAGGCGCGTACAGGCACGGACCTGGCACGCACCGACCGGTGGAAACGGAGGAGGAGCGCGGCGACCGCTACGCGGCAGGGAAGCGACGCACGCCCGTGACGCGGGAGGAGGCGGAGTGGGAGCTGACCCGGGGCACGCGGGTGTGTACGCACTGTCGGCCCGACAGCGAGCTCGGCGTACTGGAGTACGCGTCCCTCCTCCGCATCTGCCCGGCGGCTATCGATCCAGCATGGGGAGCGCCATACCGCGTGGGCGGGTGGGCGCGGCGCAGACAGTTGATGCTCCGACAAGCCGCATGCCGCGTGCCACGCCCCGTACGGACAAGTCGTACGCTCGCTGTCCACGTTGTATGACGTCCCACGACGTCGTATGACATCAGGCGTCGCGTCACGGGAGGCCCCAGTGAAGATCGTGCTGCCAGGAGGGACAGGTCAGGTGGGCGGCGTGCTGCGTCGCTCGTTGACCGCCGCGGGCCACGAGGTCGTGGTCCTGACCAGACGTCCGGGGCGGGACGGCGAAGTCCCATGGGACGGTCGTACGCTCGGCCCTTGGGCGGAGGCGATCGACGGCAGTGACGTCGTGGTCAATCTCGCGGGACGTAGCGTCAGTTGCCGCTACACCGACGAGAACCTCCGCGCCATGATGGACTCGCGCGTCGACTCGGCCCGCATCGTGGGTGAGGCGATCGCCGCCGCCCGCAAACCTCCCCGGGTCTGGCTCCAGATGAGCACCGCCACCATCTACGCCCACCGTTTCGACGCACCGAACGACGAGGCGACCGGCGCGATCGGCGGAGACGAACCCGGCCTCCCCGGCTACTGGTCCTACAGCGTCGAGATCGCACGGAACTGGGAGCGGGAGCAGGAGCGGGCCGCGACGCCGGACACGCGCAAGGTGGCCCTGCGGGCGGCGATGGTGATGAGCCCCGACCGCGGCGGCATTTTCGACTACCTGTCGTGGCTGGCGCGGCTCGGCCTCGGCGGGCCGGTCGCGGGTGGCGCCCAGTACGTGTCCTGGATCCACGACCGTGATTTCGTCCGAGCCGTGGAGTTCCTGATCGACCGGGACGACATCACGGGGCCGGTCAATCTCGCGGCTCCCGGCCCGTTGCCGCAGCGGGAGTTCATGCGTGCGCTGCGCGGCGCCTGGGGCATGCCGGTCGGGCTGCCCGCGACGCGGTGGATGGCCGAGATCGGCGCCTTCGCTCTCCGCTCCGACACCGAACTGCTCCTGAAGAGCCGCCGGGTGGTGCCCGGGCGCCTTGAGGACGCCGGGTTCACCTTCGACCACGGTGCCTGGCGGCAGGCGGCGGCCGACCTCGTACGGCGGACGCGTCGTGAACGGTCCCGCCCACGACGAACGGCGGCACGTGCCTGACCGCCCCTGGGTTGGAGATCGGCCCGCTCAAGCCGAGCATCGCCGTGACACCGGACCCGTGAGGGCGTTCGACCAGATCCTCACCGACGCCGACGCCGAAGCGAGGCCGGGCTCCAAGTCCAGCCCCAGGAGGACCGCATACGCGACAAGGCTGTCCACTGAGTGCGGAAGCGATCCACTCCGCACTCCTGCGCACATCATCCAGTGGTGAAGTCGTCACCGACAGATCATCGCTGCTGCCACTGACAACACGTCAGGGAGCATGTGGACTGCTGGTCGATTCGGTCCGAGCTCAACCGGACGGTGCGACCGAAGACCACACGCCGAACCACTGCTCGTCACCGAACTCCTGGAACCGCTCCACCTCGACGAACCCCAGCTTCGCCGCGAGCCGCATCGAGCGGTCGTTGGCCGTCTGGGTGCACAGCACCACCGGCTCGCCGGGACACACGTCGGCGAACCAGTCGAGCGCCGCCGCGCACGCCTCCGCGGCATACCCGCGCCCCCACGCACTCGGCAGGAGCATGTAACCGAGCTCGGCCTCTTCCGTCTTCTCGGCCTCTTCCGCATCTGTGCGCAGGTGTCCCGGACGTTCCGCGTCGCGCCGATCGAGCATGACCGTGCCGATCGGCGCCCCGTCGAGCTCGATCACGAAAGCGCCCGGGCGACGTGCGGGTATCTCCGGCACGGCACGTTCGAGCTCGTCACGCGGTCGAGGACCACCGAGATACGTGCGCACCTCCGACGATGCGAACAGCTCGATGAACGCCGCACGATCTTGGGCCCGGGACTCACGGAGTACGAGTCGCTCGGTCCTTATCGGAGCGGGTGGCCAGGCGACGGTTCCGAGTTCAGCCATGGCGGGCAACCTATCGCACGCTCTCGGGGCCTCGTCGGTTCTCGTGCGGAGCAGTCGTGTCCGTCGCCGGGCAGACCCGCCTCAGCCGTCTCGGCCTTGCCATATGGTGATGTGGTGACGCAGGCTTCGTTTCCCGCCCGCACCGCCTGCCGGTACTTCCGGTAACACCCCCGTAGCCACGTTCAGTACGCCAGGTCAAGGAGAGCCCAGACCTGACGGCCCTCCTCGGTCATCTCCGTACCGCAGCTCGCCACGCCACCCAACTCCTGCAGTTCCCGCATGATCTGTCTGTCGAGCTCCAACGGCGGAGGAGCAGCCTCGGTGTCGCCTCCTGGCAGGCGGGGTCGGTGGCCCAGGACAAGGATGAGGGCCTGTCCGTCCTGTTCCGCGAGATGGAGACTGACCTGTCGTCCGCCGTCGGCCACGACGGTCGTGACGAGATGGCGGACCAGGGCCTCGAGGCTGGGCGGCGGCTTGAGGCCCCACTTCGTCAGCCGTCCGCTCACCTCCGTGAACGCCTTTCCTGCGGCCCAAGGCTGCGCTTCCAGCGTCCAGTTTCCTCCCTGCCGGTTCTTCATCACGGGTCGCCCGCCCCGCCCGCAGCGCTGCGGCACGGGCAGCGAGGGGGCTGTCAGACGAGTCTGTGGCGGAGGCGGGGACGGCGGTTTCTTCGGGGGCGGAGGCGTCTTCGGCGGGTAGTCGGGACGCGGTCGGCTCGCCTCGGGGTCCGGGTGCGGCGTTTCCATGTCGGCCTCCAGGCGCGTCGCGGCCAGTTGCTCAGCTTGTCCCCGAAGCCGAATCTATCGGCACCGCACGCTGCCCGAGGGGCTGACAGCGATCCCGAGTGGGGCTCATCACTGAGGCTGAGCCGACCGGAGCTACGTTAAACGCCCGCTGAGGATGGCGGTGCCCTTTGCCCTACTCCAGCAACCGCTACAACAACCGCTACAGCAAGCCAAGTCCCAACCGCAGGCCCAGAGCGCACAACGCCACCCCGCACACTCGGTTGATCCACATCATCGCCCGGGGCCCGAAGCGGTTTCGGCAGGAGCCCACCAGCGCGGTCAGCGCGTGGAACCACACCGCCGACGCCGCGGCCATGCCGATGATGAAGAGGGGCACCTCCCCGTCTCCCAACTGGGCGCGAAAACCGCCGAGGAGAAGCGTGCCGTCAAGGATGGCCTGTGGGTTGAACCAGGTGAGGGTGAACGCGGCGACCGCCACCCTGCTCCAGGCGTACGAGTGGGTGACGCCCTGCCCGGTTTTTCCGTCCGCGTCCTGCTCGGCACGGCTCCGCGCCAGGTTGACGCCGATCCAGAGCAGATAGGCGCACCCCACCACGGTCATGGCGGTGCTGAGCCAGGGGAACCATTCGAGGACGGCTCCAAGGCCGTACAGGCAGGCCAGCGCCAGGGTGATGTCCATCGCCGTGACGGCGAGGGCGACCCGCACGGACATCCGTAGCGGGCCGCCCGAGGCGGACTGGATCACGTAGACGTTCTGTGCGCCGATGGGCGCCGCGTAGGCGAAGCCCAGGGCGAAGCCTTCCAGCACAGGAGTCATACGGAGTCGCCCGAGGTCATGCTGCCGGTATCGGGGAGGACGGGCGCAGCGCGCGGCGCAGCACGTCGCGGTAGAACTCGCCATAGGAACCGCAGTAGTTCTCGATGTGGTCGACCATGTGCGGGTGCATCTGCGGCAGTTTGTTGATGGGGGTTCCCATGCGCACGTGGTGCTCGACATGGAAATTGTTCCCGTTGGTGAGCCAGAAGGAGAACCAGCCGCCGCGAATGGAGCGGGTGTTCTTGAAGACGTCCTGGGTCGAACGGTCGCAGAAGATGTGCTCCGGCAGCTCGATCAGGAAGTGGATGGGCTCTGCGAAAAGCAGCGGGATGAGCCAGAGGGTCAGGATGAGCGGCGATCCGGTCCACCATGAGAGCAGCCCGAGTGCCGCTGTCGCTGCCAGCGTCGTGCGGTACTCCGTGCGGATGCGGCCGTGCACCGCCGGGTTGGTGATGACCTCGTCGTACGTGGTACGCGGTGACAGCGAGCGTGCGACGTCCACACCGGTCTCGAACCAGCGGCGCACGTTGAACGCCGAGCTGGCGAGGGTCCACAGCGTCAGCCTCTCGACCGCCGCGTAGTCGAAGAACTCAGTGTCCTTGTCCGTGCCCAAGTACCTGTGGTGCAGCAGGTGCAGCGCTCGGTAGCGCGAGTAGGACACCAGCAGGGGCGCGCCCAGTGCGGTGCCGACCACCCGGTTCTTCCGTGCGGAGCGGAACCCCGTGCCGTGCAGTGCTTGGTGCTGCAACTCCACCGCGTGGGCGTAGACGAGGCCGAGCAGCAATTGTGCCGGGACAGCCGCCGGCCAACCGTGGGTGAGGATCCAGAAGCAGGAAATCGCTGCCAGCGCGCCTGCCAGAGCTACCTTACTCGCGAATATCCGAGAGTCCCGTAACGTGAATTTCTTTACTTCCGTCGGTATTTCGAGGCGAGCAGCACGTTGGGACGAGCTACTCACCAATGAGTGATTTGCCATGTCTTGCGGCCCCCGTTGCGAATTTCTCGTGACTCTTCCATCACCATCACCATCGTCATCACCGGATTTTCGACACAGGAGTGGTCACATTCCGGTTATGGAGGGAGGATGATATCGGGCCAGTATGCGGCTATGGCCCCTAGTCTGTCGTCGCCCATATGCAGTCTCTTGAGAGGCACCTTGTGGCGTGGGCCGCCTACGACATGGCCAGGGTGCGGGGTGGGGCGACGCCGATATGGGACATCGCGCCCTCTCCCTGCCGCAGTTCAGCGTCATCGTCCTTTGACACCCGGGGCGGAGTTGTGGGCGAGCCTTGCGGAGGCCCATCAAGAGCTACGGACGAAATGCGGCCCGGGAGCCCAACCGGTGGCGGCCAGCACCTCCCGCGCGATATCGACGACCGCCCTCCCGTCCGTCACCACGCGCACCGTGTCCGCGGCAGCCCGCTGGTCCAGAATCCGCGCCTTGCGGGCACTTCCTTCGAGTTCCTGCTCCAGCTCCGAGCCGAGTTCTCGGCCCACCAGCCGCTCGCGGGCGGTGGTGTCGGAGGCGGTGAGCAGGACTCGTACGATCCCGGCTCCACGCCCCATCGCACGCTCGAACATGCCCGTCGTCTCTGGAAGCACGCTCATGGTGTTCGTGTAGATCAGGCGTCGGTAGCCGCGTTGAGCGAAGTTCGCCCACACCGCTGTGAGGTTGCTCTCGGTGATCTCAGCGCGGTGCGGATCTCCCTCCGGTGCTGGATGCACCTGTCCCATGAAGTCACCGTCGATGATCGCGTGAGCGACCGCCGCGGAGCGCAACAGCG
The sequence above is a segment of the Streptomyces sp. Je 1-369 genome. Coding sequences within it:
- a CDS encoding GNAT family N-acetyltransferase; the protein is MAELGTVAWPPAPIRTERLVLRESRAQDRAAFIELFASSEVRTYLGGPRPRDELERAVPEIPARRPGAFVIELDGAPIGTVMLDRRDAERPGHLRTDAEEAEKTEEAELGYMLLPSAWGRGYAAEACAAALDWFADVCPGEPVVLCTQTANDRSMRLAAKLGFVEVERFQEFGDEQWFGVWSSVAPSG
- a CDS encoding fatty acid desaturase; translated protein: MANHSLVSSSSQRAARLEIPTEVKKFTLRDSRIFASKVALAGALAAISCFWILTHGWPAAVPAQLLLGLVYAHAVELQHQALHGTGFRSARKNRVVGTALGAPLLVSYSRYRALHLLHHRYLGTDKDTEFFDYAAVERLTLWTLASSAFNVRRWFETGVDVARSLSPRTTYDEVITNPAVHGRIRTEYRTTLAATAALGLLSWWTGSPLILTLWLIPLLFAEPIHFLIELPEHIFCDRSTQDVFKNTRSIRGGWFSFWLTNGNNFHVEHHVRMGTPINKLPQMHPHMVDHIENYCGSYGEFYRDVLRRALRPSSPIPAA
- a CDS encoding TIGR01777 family oxidoreductase, which gives rise to MKIVLPGGTGQVGGVLRRSLTAAGHEVVVLTRRPGRDGEVPWDGRTLGPWAEAIDGSDVVVNLAGRSVSCRYTDENLRAMMDSRVDSARIVGEAIAAARKPPRVWLQMSTATIYAHRFDAPNDEATGAIGGDEPGLPGYWSYSVEIARNWEREQERAATPDTRKVALRAAMVMSPDRGGIFDYLSWLARLGLGGPVAGGAQYVSWIHDRDFVRAVEFLIDRDDITGPVNLAAPGPLPQREFMRALRGAWGMPVGLPATRWMAEIGAFALRSDTELLLKSRRVVPGRLEDAGFTFDHGAWRQAAADLVRRTRRERSRPRRTAARA
- a CDS encoding DUF6233 domain-containing protein, translated to METEEERGDRYAAGKRRTPVTREEAEWELTRGTRVCTHCRPDSELGVLEYASLLRICPAAIDPAWGAPYRVGGWARRRQLMLRQAACRVPRPVRTSRTLAVHVV
- a CDS encoding LysE/ArgO family amino acid transporter, with amino-acid sequence MTPVLEGFALGFAYAAPIGAQNVYVIQSASGGPLRMSVRVALAVTAMDITLALACLYGLGAVLEWFPWLSTAMTVVGCAYLLWIGVNLARSRAEQDADGKTGQGVTHSYAWSRVAVAAFTLTWFNPQAILDGTLLLGGFRAQLGDGEVPLFIIGMAAASAVWFHALTALVGSCRNRFGPRAMMWINRVCGVALCALGLRLGLGLL